The Peribacillus simplex genome contains a region encoding:
- a CDS encoding cell division protein FtsQ/DivIB, producing MEKGKIVSIEDRIPKLKQLRKSKANRRLVLLLSLFFILVACVLYFLSPLSYVKSVQVEGNRYITSKQIIKLSKVKKDRSIWKVDTGEAAANIKKNQEIKSVKVTPIFPNSIKITVSEHNRMAYLSNNGKFAPILENGSVLEELATGEIPVFAPVLIGFKEGKALKLLLEELDKLPVEIQNAISEIHYAPTKTDVYHIVMFMNDGFEVSATSRTLYEKMIHYPSIVSQLDPNVKGVIDLEVGSYFKAYEDAEQKEDTNEEN from the coding sequence ATGGAAAAGGGGAAAATCGTTTCCATTGAGGACCGCATCCCGAAATTAAAACAATTAAGAAAAAGCAAAGCAAACAGGCGGCTTGTTCTTTTGCTTTCCCTTTTCTTCATTCTGGTTGCTTGTGTGCTTTATTTCTTATCCCCGTTAAGCTATGTGAAATCCGTGCAGGTAGAGGGGAATCGTTATATTACTTCCAAACAGATCATTAAATTGAGTAAGGTGAAGAAGGATCGAAGCATCTGGAAGGTTGATACAGGGGAAGCTGCAGCCAATATCAAAAAAAATCAAGAAATAAAAAGCGTTAAGGTGACACCGATATTTCCTAATTCGATAAAAATTACGGTTTCGGAACATAATAGGATGGCATATCTGTCCAATAATGGGAAGTTTGCACCCATTTTGGAAAACGGGTCCGTTTTAGAGGAGTTGGCAACAGGCGAAATTCCAGTATTTGCCCCTGTTTTAATTGGTTTCAAAGAGGGTAAAGCATTAAAGTTGCTTTTAGAAGAGCTGGACAAGCTTCCTGTCGAGATTCAGAATGCCATTTCAGAAATACATTACGCTCCAACCAAAACTGATGTCTACCATATCGTCATGTTTATGAACGATGGGTTTGAAGTAAGTGCGACAAGCCGGACTTTATACGAGAAAATGATTCACTATCCATCAATTGTCAGCCAGTTGGATCCGAATGTAAAGGGAGTCATCGATCTGGAAGTGGGTTCTTATTTTAAGGCATATGAAGACGCTGAACAAAAGGAAGACACTAATGAGGAAAATTAA
- a CDS encoding DUF881 domain-containing protein, whose protein sequence is MRKINGKRVVLPLVCVVLGFMIAFSYNLTKKREGAGKDKAWDQEYELRQQLIEQEKQNRELQKELLQKQENVSKIEKDLAQEKQLFFNLAKDTEKYRMFLGKVKVKGSGLQVTLEDGTDMDSEANVNNYLVHEQHVFKVVNELYISGAEAVAINGQRLNHDSYIICNGPVITIDGHQHPAPFIISAIGDPDVLGASLDLPGGIKEQLVNENIIFTVEKQKNIIFDPIIGG, encoded by the coding sequence ATGAGGAAAATTAATGGCAAGCGGGTGGTTTTGCCCCTGGTTTGCGTGGTGCTCGGATTCATGATTGCCTTCTCTTACAATCTGACCAAAAAACGTGAAGGTGCAGGGAAGGACAAAGCCTGGGATCAGGAATATGAGCTCAGGCAGCAGCTGATCGAACAGGAGAAGCAGAACCGGGAACTTCAGAAGGAACTCCTTCAGAAGCAAGAAAATGTATCCAAAATTGAAAAAGACCTAGCGCAGGAAAAGCAGCTTTTTTTCAATTTGGCAAAGGATACGGAAAAATACCGTATGTTTCTCGGGAAAGTGAAAGTAAAAGGCTCTGGCCTGCAGGTGACTCTTGAAGATGGTACGGATATGGATTCAGAAGCCAATGTTAATAATTACCTCGTCCATGAACAGCATGTCTTCAAAGTCGTCAATGAACTATACATATCAGGTGCAGAGGCTGTTGCGATTAACGGTCAAAGGTTAAATCATGATTCATACATAATCTGTAATGGGCCTGTGATTACCATCGATGGCCATCAGCATCCTGCTCCCTTCATCATATCTGCGATTGGGGACCCGGATGTCCTGGGTGCTTCACTGGACTTACCCGGCGGCATCAAGGAACAACTGGTTAATGAGAATATTATCTTTACAGTGGAAAAGCAAAAGAATATCATTTTTGATCCAATTATTGGAGGGTGA
- a CDS encoding DUF881 domain-containing protein — protein MKKKLSFSLVTLIAGFMLAIQFNLVNQPVVSDTRDMWELKNDLLKEQQTQADLIEGIRKLEGKIASYETKKNESKEEVLRDTLTELKTDAGLTEIKGNGVIVSIQPIKADILLGERVEYISPVLIIRLINEMYRYGADEISISGQRYISTSVIRDINGQPKMDGYPLVHYPVEIQAITVNPKKLKQRIEGSELMDDFFIDNFEVQINVPSGELTLPAYQNAINVEHMEPVMDGGES, from the coding sequence ATGAAAAAAAAGCTTTCTTTTAGTTTGGTTACGTTGATTGCTGGCTTCATGCTCGCTATTCAATTCAATTTGGTGAATCAGCCTGTCGTTTCCGATACAAGGGATATGTGGGAGCTGAAAAATGATTTATTGAAAGAACAGCAGACCCAGGCGGATTTAATAGAGGGTATCAGAAAGCTTGAGGGAAAAATAGCATCCTATGAAACAAAGAAAAATGAGAGTAAAGAAGAAGTATTGCGTGACACCCTGACCGAATTAAAGACAGACGCAGGTTTGACCGAAATTAAAGGTAATGGGGTCATCGTATCTATACAGCCTATCAAAGCAGATATCCTTCTTGGTGAGAGGGTCGAGTATATTTCACCTGTTTTGATCATTCGGCTCATTAATGAAATGTATAGGTATGGAGCTGACGAAATCTCCATTTCAGGACAAAGGTATATATCAACATCGGTTATCCGTGATATTAATGGGCAGCCGAAAATGGACGGGTATCCTCTTGTTCATTACCCGGTCGAAATACAGGCAATAACCGTTAATCCAAAGAAACTGAAGCAACGCATTGAAGGTTCCGAACTTATGGATGATTTCTTTATAGATAATTTTGAAGTGCAGATCAATGTGCCTTCCGGTGAGTTGACATTGCCGGCCTACCAAAATGCTATTAATGTGGAACATATGGAACCCGTTATGGATGGGGGGGAATCGTAA
- a CDS encoding small basic family protein, with protein MWLPVFGLLIGVTLGFLVDFDIPHEYSNYLSIAVLAAFDTLFGGIRAHLQNLYDEVVFVTGFFFNIILAAGLAFLGVHLGVDLYLAAIFVFGVRLFQNIALIRRILIEKWSISRKKQKKNL; from the coding sequence ATGTGGCTTCCAGTTTTTGGACTGTTGATTGGGGTCACCCTTGGTTTTTTGGTGGATTTTGATATTCCCCATGAATATTCAAATTATCTTTCCATTGCCGTGCTTGCTGCTTTTGATACCTTATTTGGGGGCATACGGGCTCATTTGCAAAATCTTTATGATGAAGTTGTATTTGTAACAGGATTCTTCTTTAATATTATTTTAGCCGCAGGTTTGGCTTTTCTAGGTGTACATCTTGGTGTAGACTTATATTTAGCCGCAATCTTTGTGTTCGGTGTAAGGCTCTTTCAAAATATCGCCCTGATTAGAAGGATCCTAATTGAAAAATGGTCCATTTCCCGGAAAAAGCAGAAAAAAAATCTATAA
- the ftsA gene encoding cell division protein FtsA, translating into MNSNEIYVSLDIGTSSVKVIIGEMVNDTLNIIGVGNVKSEGLKKGSIVGIDETVQSIQKAIEQAERMIGMEIKKVIVGISGNHVTLQPCHGVVAVSSDNKEITEHDVFRVREAAELITIPSDREIIDVVPIHYKVDELDEISDPRGMIGVRLEMRGILITGLRTILHNTLRCVERAGLEITDIALQPLAAGSLVLSKDEKELGVALVDIGGGSTTLAIFEQGYLQYTSVIPIGGETLTKDLSIVLRTTMEEAEKIKVKHGHAFYDDASEDEVFQIPIIGSDQQQTCNQLMLSDIIEARVTEIFELIQDDLKRLGFQDIPGGFVLTGGVVKMPGVLELAQYVFQNRVRTAEPNYIGVREPQYTTAVGLIKHACKKERMQKNTANKTPVAAGPAQEDNDQRSQKVSQKNKENTAKKQGEKGESKFKKILGYFFE; encoded by the coding sequence ATGAACAGCAACGAAATATACGTAAGTCTTGACATCGGTACATCCAGTGTAAAAGTTATCATTGGGGAAATGGTCAATGACACATTAAATATAATCGGCGTAGGAAATGTTAAATCAGAAGGGCTCAAAAAGGGTTCGATCGTCGGTATTGATGAAACCGTCCAATCCATTCAAAAGGCTATAGAGCAAGCAGAACGGATGATAGGGATGGAGATAAAAAAGGTAATCGTCGGCATAAGCGGAAATCACGTGACGCTTCAGCCATGTCATGGGGTAGTAGCGGTATCCAGTGACAATAAAGAGATTACCGAGCATGACGTTTTCCGTGTTAGGGAAGCAGCGGAGTTAATAACGATACCATCCGACAGGGAAATCATCGACGTGGTGCCGATTCACTACAAAGTTGATGAACTTGATGAAATCAGTGATCCAAGGGGCATGATAGGTGTCCGGTTGGAAATGAGAGGGATTTTAATCACAGGTCTTCGGACAATTTTACATAACACACTGCGCTGTGTGGAAAGGGCAGGGTTGGAAATAACCGATATCGCCCTTCAGCCGTTAGCCGCAGGTTCCCTTGTTTTATCCAAGGATGAAAAAGAACTTGGTGTGGCACTTGTCGATATTGGCGGTGGTTCCACGACTCTGGCAATTTTCGAACAAGGCTATTTACAATATACGTCTGTGATACCTATAGGCGGGGAAACACTTACGAAGGACCTTTCCATCGTTCTAAGGACAACGATGGAGGAAGCTGAGAAAATAAAAGTAAAGCATGGACATGCCTTTTATGATGACGCGTCTGAAGATGAAGTATTCCAAATACCGATCATCGGCAGCGATCAGCAGCAGACCTGCAACCAGTTAATGCTTTCGGATATCATTGAGGCGCGGGTGACCGAAATATTCGAGTTGATTCAAGATGATTTGAAGAGACTTGGATTCCAGGATATACCAGGTGGTTTCGTGTTGACCGGGGGCGTCGTCAAGATGCCGGGAGTCCTTGAGCTAGCTCAATATGTGTTCCAAAACCGAGTAAGGACAGCTGAACCGAATTACATCGGTGTCAGGGAACCCCAATACACGACAGCTGTTGGTTTGATTAAACACGCATGCAAGAAAGAGAGAATGCAAAAAAACACCGCTAATAAAACTCCTGTAGCAGCTGGACCAGCTCAAGAAGATAACGACCAGCGCAGCCAGAAGGTTTCTCAGAAAAACAAAGAGAACACGGCTAAAAAACAAGGTGAAAAAGGTGAATCTAAATTCAAAAAAATCCTGGGTTACTTTTTTGAATAA
- the ftsZ gene encoding cell division protein FtsZ, producing MLEFDSNLEQLATIKVIGVGGGGNNAVNRMIEHGVQGVEFISVNTDAQALNLSKAEIKMQIGGKLTRGLGAGANPEVGKKAAEESKEQIEEALKGADMVFVTAGMGGGTGTGAAPVIAGIAKDLGALTVGVVTRPFTFEGRKRATQAQGGISSMKESVDTLIVIPNDRLLEIVDKSTPMLEAFREADNVLRQGVQGISDLIAVPGLINLDFADVKTIMSNKGSALMGIGISSGENRAAEAAKKAISSPLLETSIDGAQGVLMNITGGTNLSLFEVQEAADIVATASDQDVNMIFGSVINENLKDEIVVTVIATGFNEVEASIRPTGRPTLGQQQQSRPQTQQTPQPSVKREVKREEVNEQPARNANQGDEALDIPTFLRNRNRRR from the coding sequence ATGTTGGAGTTTGATTCTAATCTAGAACAATTAGCAACGATAAAAGTAATAGGTGTTGGCGGCGGCGGAAACAATGCGGTAAACAGAATGATCGAGCATGGTGTACAGGGTGTTGAGTTTATTTCTGTCAATACTGACGCACAGGCTCTTAATCTATCAAAAGCAGAAATCAAAATGCAAATCGGTGGGAAGCTTACACGCGGTTTGGGAGCAGGTGCCAATCCCGAGGTAGGAAAAAAAGCTGCTGAAGAAAGCAAAGAGCAGATTGAAGAGGCGCTTAAAGGTGCCGATATGGTTTTCGTAACGGCTGGAATGGGCGGCGGTACGGGAACAGGGGCTGCTCCTGTCATAGCGGGCATTGCTAAAGATCTAGGGGCTCTTACAGTGGGTGTAGTTACACGTCCATTTACTTTCGAAGGCCGAAAACGTGCAACACAGGCTCAAGGCGGCATTTCATCCATGAAGGAATCGGTTGACACACTGATCGTCATTCCGAACGACCGCCTCCTTGAAATCGTCGATAAAAGCACGCCGATGCTTGAAGCATTCCGTGAAGCCGATAATGTACTTCGCCAAGGTGTACAAGGGATTTCAGATTTGATTGCTGTTCCAGGTCTTATTAACTTGGACTTTGCCGATGTGAAGACGATCATGTCCAACAAAGGTTCCGCACTTATGGGAATCGGGATTTCCTCAGGGGAGAACCGTGCGGCGGAAGCGGCGAAAAAAGCCATTTCCAGTCCGTTGCTTGAAACATCGATTGATGGTGCCCAAGGCGTACTGATGAATATTACAGGTGGCACGAACCTAAGTCTTTTTGAAGTCCAGGAAGCGGCCGATATCGTGGCTACTGCATCCGATCAAGACGTCAACATGATTTTTGGTTCGGTCATCAATGAAAACCTTAAAGATGAAATCGTCGTTACGGTAATTGCAACAGGCTTTAACGAGGTTGAAGCTTCAATACGTCCTACTGGACGTCCAACACTCGGACAACAGCAGCAATCAAGACCTCAGACACAACAAACGCCACAGCCAAGCGTGAAGCGTGAAGTGAAGAGAGAAGAAGTCAATGAACAGCCTGCACGTAATGCCAATCAAGGTGATGAGGCCCTGGATATTCCAACCTTCCTCCGTAACCGTAATAGACGCCGTTAA
- the spoIIGA gene encoding sigma-E processing peptidase SpoIIGA, whose protein sequence is MTLYLDVIWLLNWLFDCLLLYWTAIILKRRVALWRVCIGGLIGSFIIVLAFTPFYAIADRVYMKILVSLVMVLATFGFNRFKLFMKSVATLYFVTFLSGGILLGLHYLFEFQIVSKDPGQYAGINRFGDPVSWIFVMIGFPLAWQFSKRTLEGMEMTKLTHEQMVSVSVKISDFEGKFNGLVDSGNQLYDPITRSPVMIISLSGGEAGIPDDMLELFKNPDNLISHEMQPEYSWTGRMRVIPYKVVGHEHQLLTAIKPDYIKIVQGEKEFHVKQGLVSFTFQQLSPDNSYQSIVHPKMLTGIPVQNAS, encoded by the coding sequence TTGACTTTATATTTAGATGTGATCTGGTTGTTGAATTGGTTATTTGACTGCCTCCTTTTATATTGGACCGCAATCATTCTCAAACGAAGGGTAGCTCTTTGGCGGGTATGCATCGGCGGGTTGATTGGTTCCTTCATTATCGTATTGGCATTCACTCCTTTTTATGCAATTGCCGACCGGGTGTACATGAAAATTTTAGTATCCCTTGTCATGGTGCTGGCAACCTTTGGGTTTAATAGGTTCAAACTTTTCATGAAATCGGTGGCCACTTTATATTTCGTGACGTTTTTATCGGGAGGAATCCTTCTGGGACTTCACTACTTATTTGAATTCCAAATCGTGTCCAAGGACCCTGGTCAATATGCAGGAATCAACCGTTTTGGCGACCCTGTCAGCTGGATATTCGTAATGATCGGGTTCCCGCTCGCATGGCAATTTTCCAAGCGAACACTTGAAGGGATGGAGATGACCAAGCTTACACATGAACAAATGGTTTCGGTCTCGGTTAAAATTTCTGACTTTGAAGGAAAATTTAATGGATTGGTGGATAGCGGCAATCAATTATATGATCCGATTACACGTTCCCCAGTAATGATCATCTCTCTTTCAGGAGGGGAAGCAGGAATACCGGACGATATGCTAGAGCTCTTTAAAAACCCTGATAACCTGATTAGTCACGAAATGCAGCCCGAATATTCATGGACAGGAAGAATGCGTGTCATCCCTTATAAAGTCGTGGGTCATGAACATCAGCTTTTAACCGCAATCAAACCGGATTACATTAAAATCGTTCAAGGAGAAAAAGAATTTCATGTCAAGCAGGGTCTCGTTTCGTTTACCTTTCAGCAACTCTCTCCCGACAATAGCTATCAATCTATCGTTCACCCGAAAATGTTAACCGGGATACCGGTGCAAAATGCCTCCTGA
- the sigE gene encoding RNA polymerase sporulation sigma factor SigE — translation MKKFILRLTYFWYKLLFKLGLKTDEIFYIGGSEALPPPLSKEEEAILINKLPNGDEAARSILIERNLRLVVYIARKFENTGINIEDLISIGTIGLIKAVNTFNPEKKIKLATYASRCIENEILMYLRRNNKIRSEVSFDEPLNIDWDGNELLLSDVLGTDDDIITKDLEANVDRKLLTKALTQLSEREKQIMELRFGLAGGEEKTQKDVADMLGISQSYISRLEKRIIKRLRKEFNKMV, via the coding sequence TTGAAGAAATTCATTCTTCGGCTCACTTATTTTTGGTACAAACTATTGTTCAAGCTCGGATTGAAAACGGACGAAATATTTTATATAGGAGGGAGTGAGGCACTGCCGCCACCCCTTTCGAAGGAAGAAGAGGCAATACTGATCAATAAATTACCCAATGGTGATGAAGCTGCACGCTCGATCTTGATTGAACGTAATTTAAGGCTGGTGGTATATATTGCCAGGAAATTCGAAAATACTGGCATCAATATTGAGGATTTAATCAGCATTGGTACCATAGGTTTGATCAAAGCTGTGAATACATTCAATCCTGAGAAGAAAATAAAACTGGCTACATATGCTTCGAGATGCATCGAGAATGAAATATTAATGTATTTACGAAGAAATAACAAAATCCGTTCTGAAGTTTCTTTTGATGAACCTCTGAATATTGATTGGGATGGAAATGAACTTCTGTTATCCGATGTACTTGGAACGGACGATGACATTATCACGAAAGACCTTGAGGCAAACGTTGACCGTAAGCTGCTGACAAAAGCACTTACACAGTTATCCGAACGTGAAAAACAGATAATGGAACTCCGTTTTGGGCTTGCAGGCGGAGAAGAAAAAACCCAAAAGGATGTTGCCGACATGCTGGGGATTTCCCAATCTTACATTTCACGTTTGGAAAAAAGGATTATTAAGAGGCTTCGTAAAGAATTTAATAAAATGGTGTAA
- the sigG gene encoding RNA polymerase sporulation sigma factor SigG, whose translation MSRNKVEICGVDTSKLPVLKNEEMRKLFKELQDGDISAREKLVNGNLRLVLSVIQRFNNRGEYVDDLFQVGCIGLMKSIDNFDLGQNVKFSTYAVPMIIGEIRRYLRDNNPIRVSRSLRDIAYKALQVKEKLISQTLREPTAEEIAKVLEVPHEEIVFALDAIQDPVSLFEPIYNDGGDPIYVLDQLSDEKNKDSTWIDEIAINEGMRRLNDREKMILRKRFFQGKTQMEVAEEIGISQAQVSRLEKAAIKQMNKNIQQ comes from the coding sequence TTGTCTCGTAATAAGGTTGAAATCTGCGGTGTGGATACATCAAAATTACCGGTTTTAAAGAATGAAGAAATGAGAAAACTCTTTAAAGAACTGCAAGATGGCGATATTTCAGCAAGAGAGAAACTGGTAAACGGGAATCTTCGACTCGTTCTAAGCGTCATTCAACGCTTCAACAATCGGGGAGAGTATGTAGATGATCTATTTCAGGTAGGCTGTATAGGGTTGATGAAGTCGATAGATAACTTTGACCTAGGTCAAAATGTTAAGTTTTCAACGTATGCTGTTCCGATGATTATTGGAGAAATCAGAAGATATCTTCGTGACAATAATCCGATTCGGGTATCCCGTTCTTTAAGAGACATCGCTTATAAAGCTTTGCAGGTAAAAGAAAAGCTCATAAGCCAAACCCTTCGTGAGCCGACAGCTGAAGAAATCGCCAAGGTGTTGGAAGTACCTCATGAAGAAATTGTTTTTGCACTAGATGCTATTCAAGATCCAGTTTCACTTTTTGAACCGATTTATAATGATGGCGGGGATCCGATTTATGTACTCGACCAACTGAGTGATGAAAAAAATAAAGATAGTACCTGGATTGATGAAATAGCTATAAATGAAGGCATGAGACGGTTGAATGACCGGGAAAAAATGATCCTTCGCAAACGGTTTTTCCAAGGGAAGACGCAAATGGAGGTAGCCGAGGAAATCGGCATTTCACAAGCACAGGTCTCCCGATTGGAAAAAGCGGCAATCAAACAAATGAATAAAAATATCCAACAGTAG
- a CDS encoding YlmC/YmxH family sporulation protein, producing the protein MTRISEFQIKDIVNIADGKKLGNMSDLEINTATGKIEAIIVSNGTRLMGFFGREQDIVIPWRKIKKIGTDVILVEHQTVFQAEVKDERF; encoded by the coding sequence GTGACCAGGATTTCCGAATTTCAAATTAAGGATATCGTCAATATAGCGGATGGTAAGAAATTAGGTAATATGTCAGATCTTGAAATAAATACGGCCACGGGGAAAATAGAGGCCATCATCGTTTCAAATGGAACTAGATTGATGGGTTTTTTTGGCAGGGAACAGGATATTGTGATCCCATGGCGTAAAATAAAAAAAATCGGTACGGATGTCATACTTGTTGAGCATCAGACTGTTTTTCAAGCAGAAGTGAAAGATGAACGGTTTTAA
- the pgeF gene encoding peptidoglycan editing factor PgeF produces the protein MKEPFVLIKDQYMLIDSWRQKNLQLVAGFTTKNGGVSTGDFQTLNTGFHVGDKLEDVQGNRRIIADKLMFPLNEWIGAEQTHETKIHKVTSRDGGRGATDYDSAFKATDGFYTKDPDVLLTLCYADCVPLYFLAPAHGMIGVAHAGWKGTVNGIARKMVEAWRSEGIKASEIFAVIGPSICSKCYVVDDYVMDLVHNLLVDIDEKPYNLISEGQYQLDLKQLNALILQKSGIPKSQIEVTSYCTSCDHELFFSHRRDNGKTGRLMSFIGWKEDLE, from the coding sequence ATGAAAGAGCCATTTGTTTTAATAAAAGACCAATATATGCTCATTGACAGCTGGAGACAAAAAAATCTCCAGCTCGTAGCGGGCTTCACCACAAAAAATGGGGGAGTCAGTACAGGTGATTTTCAAACATTGAATACCGGTTTTCATGTCGGAGATAAACTTGAAGATGTCCAGGGAAACCGCAGGATCATAGCTGATAAGCTGATGTTTCCGCTTAATGAATGGATAGGTGCCGAGCAGACACATGAAACGAAGATCCATAAAGTTACCAGCCGCGATGGCGGAAGAGGTGCCACGGATTATGATTCAGCCTTTAAAGCGACTGATGGATTCTATACGAAGGACCCAGATGTTCTATTGACCCTTTGCTACGCAGACTGCGTGCCCTTATACTTTCTTGCTCCGGCACATGGTATGATTGGTGTGGCACATGCCGGCTGGAAGGGTACGGTTAATGGAATTGCACGAAAAATGGTTGAGGCATGGCGGAGTGAGGGTATAAAAGCAAGTGAGATATTTGCTGTTATTGGACCGTCGATTTGTTCGAAATGCTATGTAGTTGATGATTATGTCATGGATTTAGTGCATAATTTGCTGGTAGATATTGACGAAAAGCCCTATAATTTAATCAGTGAAGGACAATATCAGTTAGACCTTAAGCAACTTAATGCATTGATTCTTCAAAAATCAGGAATTCCAAAAAGTCAGATCGAAGTTACATCATACTGTACAAGCTGTGATCATGAATTGTTTTTTTCACATCGCCGTGATAACGGGAAGACAGGCAGGTTGATGAGTTTTATCGGTTGGAAGGAGGATTTAGAGTAA
- a CDS encoding YggS family pyridoxal phosphate-dependent enzyme translates to MKVVDNLKNIEEKINRACENSGRDREGIKLIAVTKYVSVERANEALEAGILDLGENRDEGLLTKYEVLKDKPNWHYIGSMQTRKVKNVIDKISYIHSLDRISLAEEIQKRANEPINCLVQVNVSGEESKHGLGPEETMDFIKGLSKFDKVNVAGLMTMAPLTDDEQVLRECFRKLKGIQVEVQNLGLEHAPCTELSMGMSNDFMIAIEEGATMIRIGTALVGE, encoded by the coding sequence GTGAAAGTAGTGGACAATTTAAAAAACATCGAAGAAAAAATAAATAGAGCATGTGAGAATAGTGGAAGGGACCGTGAAGGGATAAAGTTGATCGCAGTGACGAAATATGTTTCGGTCGAGAGAGCGAATGAAGCATTGGAAGCGGGAATACTTGATTTGGGTGAAAACCGTGACGAAGGGCTTTTGACTAAATATGAAGTGCTGAAGGACAAGCCCAACTGGCATTATATCGGTTCCATGCAAACACGCAAAGTAAAGAATGTCATCGATAAAATTTCGTATATCCACTCATTGGATCGCATTTCTTTGGCAGAAGAAATTCAAAAACGTGCAAATGAGCCGATAAACTGTTTAGTGCAGGTGAATGTTTCTGGTGAGGAATCAAAACATGGCCTGGGTCCTGAGGAGACGATGGATTTCATCAAAGGGTTATCCAAGTTTGATAAGGTGAATGTTGCAGGATTGATGACGATGGCTCCACTTACCGATGATGAACAGGTTTTGCGGGAATGCTTCCGAAAACTGAAAGGCATCCAGGTTGAAGTACAAAATCTAGGGTTGGAGCATGCCCCCTGTACGGAGTTGTCCATGGGGATGTCCAATGATTTCATGATTGCCATTGAGGAAGGCGCTACAATGATCAGGATTGGTACAGCACTTGTAGGCGAATAA
- a CDS encoding cell division protein SepF translates to MSFVSKFKSYFALDDEYEYKDEVMEEEEAEPKVVKSAKQHQSASAGNHANQNIVSLQSVQKSSKVVLLEPRAYAEAQEVADHLKNRRAVVVNLQRIQHDQGKRIIDFLSGTVYAISGDIQKIGTDIFLCTPDNVDVSGNITGFAAEEEYEEARW, encoded by the coding sequence ATGTCGTTCGTATCAAAATTTAAATCTTATTTCGCGCTGGATGATGAGTATGAGTACAAGGATGAAGTGATGGAAGAAGAGGAGGCTGAACCAAAAGTCGTGAAGTCAGCTAAACAGCATCAGTCCGCTTCTGCAGGGAATCATGCCAATCAGAATATCGTAAGTTTGCAAAGCGTACAGAAATCTTCTAAAGTAGTATTATTGGAGCCTCGTGCTTATGCAGAAGCCCAGGAGGTAGCTGACCATTTAAAAAACAGGCGCGCTGTAGTCGTGAACCTTCAACGCATCCAGCATGACCAAGGAAAGCGAATCATTGATTTCCTAAGTGGGACTGTTTATGCAATCAGCGGGGATATCCAAAAAATCGGAACAGATATATTCTTATGTACCCCGGACAATGTCGATGTTTCCGGTAATATTACCGGCTTCGCCGCCGAAGAGGAGTACGAAGAAGCGAGGTGGTAA
- a CDS encoding YggT family protein — MGLVLQGLYYLIEIYSMALIGYILMSWFPNARETSIGQFLEKICEPYLEPFRKFIPPLGMIDLSPLVALLVLNFASGYGIYYLQTLIG; from the coding sequence ATGGGTTTAGTGCTTCAGGGTTTATATTATTTAATTGAAATTTATTCAATGGCATTAATCGGTTACATATTGATGTCATGGTTCCCCAATGCAAGGGAGACATCGATTGGTCAATTTCTTGAAAAGATTTGCGAACCGTATTTAGAACCGTTCAGAAAGTTCATCCCGCCGCTTGGCATGATCGATCTTTCACCTCTTGTGGCTTTGCTGGTACTTAATTTTGCCAGCGGTTATGGAATCTATTACTTACAGACCTTAATAGGATGA